A section of the Falco biarmicus isolate bFalBia1 chromosome 3, bFalBia1.pri, whole genome shotgun sequence genome encodes:
- the PPP1R3G gene encoding protein phosphatase 1 regulatory subunit 3G, translated as MASPARPRQELAAEERRLRGAAPTVPRDARREAAGERLVLLELSRGGRPPAPGPGERREEGEEEEEEGEEEEAAAGEDCCGKCKKRVQFADSLGLSLASVKHFSDAEEPQVPPAALCRLQSPPAEERDPPPPGADPPPPALRLVPDFPDGGEPSAERLRRQRVCLERLGRPAAPTDVRGTVRALGCPGPREVTVRYTFNEWLSFVDVPAAPLPPDPPAERYSFTLCVPPSLREGSALHFAIRYRSPQGEFWDNNGGRNYTLRCCGCPGAGAAPPPAGSPAPPAAPRY; from the coding sequence ATGGCGAGCCCCGCGCGGCCGCGGCAGGAGCTGGCGGCGGAGGAGCGGCGGCTCCGCGGCGCGGCCCCGACGGTGCCCCGCGACGCcaggcgggaggcggcgggggagcggctggtgctgctggagctgagccgcggcgggcggccgccggcccccggccccggcgagcgccgggaggagggggaggaggaggaagaggagggggaggaggaggaagcggCGGCGGGCGAAGACTGTTGCGGCAAGTGCAAGAAGCGGGTGCAGTTCGCCGACTcgctggggctgagcctggccAGCGTCAAGCACTTCAGCGACGCCGAGGAGCCGCAGGTGCCGCCCGCCGCGCTGTGCCGCCTGCAGAGCCCGCCCGCCGAGGAGCGGgacccgccgccgcccggcgcggacccgccgccgcccgccctgcGCCTGGTGCCCGACTTCCCCGACGGCGGCGAGCCCAGCGCCGAGCGCCTGCGGCGGCAGCGCGTCTGCCTGGAGCGGCtggggcggccggcggcgcccACCGACGTGCGGGGCACGGTGCGAGCGctgggctgccccggcccccgggAGGTGACGGTGCGCTACACCTTCAACGAGTGGCTCTCCTTCGTGGACGTGCcggccgccccgctgccccccgaCCCGCCGGCCGAGCGCTACAGCTTCACCCTGTGCGTGCCGCCCAGCCTGCGGGAGGGCTCGGCCCTGCACTTCGCCATCCGCTACCGCAGCCCTCAGGGCGAGTTCTGGGACAACAACGGCGGCCGCAACTACACGCTGCGGTGCTGCggctgccccggggccggggccgcgccaccccccgccggcagcccggcgccccccgccgccccccgctaCTGA